The following proteins are encoded in a genomic region of Syngnathus acus chromosome 22, fSynAcu1.2, whole genome shotgun sequence:
- the tyro3 gene encoding tyrosine-protein kinase receptor TYRO3 isoform X3, whose translation MDELVLRLALVAVLASGAFGDTTAPQSGFSSGVTFSRHPSNQTVSQGNAVRLGCAVDGVEEPDVVWMKDGARLLSSDQMFIALGEKHWETYHSAKSVQQQDAGQYWCEVDFRGQTLSSERAWITVEGVPHFVQEPQDVATLPGEPFNLTCGAVGPPEPVEVLWWLGGVQEGGATPSPSIFRVLGVNNTLKFYCEARNARGISVSRTGTVNIKVLPAAPAGLEVAKMVQSDALLSWQPGFKGHSELSACIVQLQRLSLGRVVMPEWSVAVPPHSHVLTGLTHHTNYSARVSCLNEVGASPFSPWTHFLTPESVPSVAPGNLTFKLSERQLSLRWAELREEELQGQLLAYKLQWILGGERQEPLLFKEPRARLTGGGRLFNASVQVSACTAVGCGPWSPPVVVLPTLGAFEHADGWAVSASAPTERNHIWVGVLFAFLALTVLALLFSVFARRRGKETQFGWVFPPTGTDTPVSFTAARSFNRNAGDMQVSTCEFGSVREAFLKKDDCQVQKVAVKVLRSDITASGDIEQCLKEAAYMKDFHHPNVIQLIGVSLQRRHAQRLPVPMMVLPFMKHGDLHTFLLLSRLGDQPFDLSAHVLVQFMLDVARGMEYLSGHNIIHRDLAARNCMLDENMVVCVADFGLSKKIYSGDYYRQGSVSKLPVKWIALESLADNVYTTQSDVWAFGVTMWEVMTRGQTPYPGVENSEIYEYLIRGERLKKPAECRQDIYDVMHSCWSPVPKCRPTFQRLVVLLEELRLSFSPGVPCKESLHYVNVKGEGQEGRGASGADGAREGDGLSVPWKRDAEDEEQDWLMVASGAALAIGGSADYRYIVDPCGGGQGPGVDNLEEDDDAVVHV comes from the exons ATGGACGAGCTGGTGCTGAGACTCGCTTTGGTCGCTGTGCTAGCCTCTGGTGCTTTCG GTGACACCACGGCACCTCAATCGGGTTTTTCAAGCGGCGTCACGTTCAGTCGGCACCCGAGCAACCAGACGGTCTCTCAGGGCAATGCCGTCCGTCTGGGCTGCGCCGTGGATGGTGTGGAGGAGCCAGACGTGGTTTGGATGAAGGACGGCGCTCGGCTCCTCAGCAGCGACCAGATGTTCATTGCCCTCGGGGAGAAACACTGGGAGACCTACCACAG TGCGAAGTCGGTCCAGCAGCAGGATGCGGGTCAGTACTGGTGCGAGGTGGACTTCCGCGGTCAGACATTGTCGTCGGAACGAGCCTGGATCACAGTCGAAG GTGTCCCCCACTTTGTTCAAGAGCCTCAGGATGTGGCCACGCTCCCCGGCGAGCCCTTCAACCTGACCTGCGGTGCTGTCGGGCCGCCCGAGCCCGTGGAGGTTCTGTGGTGGCTGGGAGGCGTCCAAGAGGGAGGCGCCACTCCGTCCCCCTCCATCTTTCGGGTCCTGG GTGTCAACAACACGCTCAAGTTCTACTGCGAGGCCCGTAATGCCCGGGGAATCTCCGTTTCCAGAACCGGAACGGTCAACATCAAAG TGTTGCCGGCAGCTCCCGCCGGACTCGAGGTTGCCAAGATGGTTCAGAGCGATGccttgttgtcatggcaaccagGATTCAAAGGTCACTCTGAGTTGTCCGCCTGCATTGTCCAG CTCCAACGGTTGTCTCTCGGCCGTGTCGTCATGCCCGAGTGGTCGGTGGCCGTCCCTCCTCACAGTCACGTCCTGACCGGTCTGACCCACCACACAAACTACAGCGCACGTGTCTCCTGTCTCAACGAGGTGGGGGCGTCACCCTTCTCCCCCTGGACGCACTTCCTCACGCCCGAGTCAG TACCCTCCGTGGCCCCTGGGAACTTGACCTTCAAGTTGTCGGAACGGCAGCTGAGCCTCAGGTGGGCGGAGCTTCGGGAGGAGGAGCTTCAGGGACAGCTGCTGGCCTACAAGCTGCAATGGATCCTGGGAGGGGAGCGACAG GAGCCGCTCCTGTTCAAGGAGCCCAGGGCCAGGCTTACGGGCGGCGGTCGCCTCTTCAACGCGTCCGTCCAGGTGTCGGCCTGCACAGCTGTGGGATGCGGACCCTGGAGCCCGCCCGTTGTGGTCCTGCCCACTTTGG GTGCCTTTGAGCATGCAGACGGCTGGGCAGTGTCCGCAAGCGCCCCCACGGAGCGGAACCACATCTGGGTGGGCGTCCTGTTCGCCTTTCTGGCGCTGACAGTCTTGGCGCTGCTTTTTTCAGTCTTTGCTCGGCGACGCGGGAAGGAAACGCAATTTGG TTGGGTTTTCCCCCCCACCGGCACTGACACTCCGGTCTCCTTCACGGCCGCTCGCTCCTTCAACCGAAACGCCGGCGACATGCAAGTTTCAACAT GTGAGTTTGGCTCGGTGCGTGAGGCCTTCCTGAAGAAAGACGACTGCCAGGTCCAGAAGGTAGCAGTCAAGGTTCTGAGAT CTGACATCACCGCGTCAGGTGACATCGAGCAGTGCCTGAAGGAGGCGGCCTACATGAAGGACTTCCACCACCCCAACGTCATCCAGCTCATTG GAGTGAGTTTGCAGCGGCGTCATGCTCAGCGTTTGCCCGTCCCAATGATGGTCTTGCCCTTCATGAAGCACGGAGACCTGCACACATTCCTGCTCCTGTCCAGGCTCGGTGACCAGCCCTTT GACTTGTCGGCGCACGTGCTGGTTCAGTTCATGTTGGACGTGGCGAGGGGGATGGAATACCTGAGCGGTCACAATATCATCCACAGAGATCTGGCGGCCCGCAACTGCAT GCTGGATGAGAACATGGTTGTGTGCGTCGCAGACTTTGGTCTCTCCAAGAAGATCTACTCAGGAGACTATTACCGGCAGGGATCCGTCTCCAAGCTCCCCGTCAAGTGGATCGCGTTGGAAAGCTTGGCCGACAACGTCTACACCACGCAGAGCGACGTG tGGGCCTTTGGCGTCACCATGTGGGAAGTGATGACCCGCGGCCAGACGCCGTATCCTGGCGTGGAGAACTCTGAGATCTACGAGTACCTGATACGAGGAGAGCGCCTCAAGAAACCTGCCGAGTGCAGACAAGACAT TTACGACGTGATGCACAGCTGTTGGAGTCCAGTCCCCAAATGTCGGCCAACGTTCCAACGTCTGGTGGTATTGCTGGAGGAGCTGCGGCTTAGTTTTTCACCCGGCGTCCCGTGCAAGGAGTCCTTACATTACGTCAACGTGAAGGGAGAAGGCCAAGAGGGCAGGGGGGCCAGCGGGGCAGACGGCGCACGAGAGGGTGACGGCTTGAGCGTCCCCTGGAAGCGGGACGCTGAGGACGAGGAGCAGGACTGGCTGATGGTGGCGTCCGGGGCCGCGCTGGCTATCGGAGGCAGCGCAGACTACAGGTACATTGTGGACCCCTGTGGAGGGGGGCAGGGGCCAGGCGTGGACAATCTGGAAGAGGACGACGACGCTGTTGTTCACGTGTGA
- the tyro3 gene encoding tyrosine-protein kinase receptor TYRO3 isoform X4: MDELVLRLALVAVLASGAFGDTTAPQSGFSSGVTFSRHPSNQTVSQGNAVRLGCAVDGVEEPDVVWMKDGARLLSSDQMFIALGEKHWETYHSAKSVQQQDAGQYWCEVDFRGQTLSSERAWITVEGVPHFVQEPQDVATLPGEPFNLTCGAVGPPEPVEVLWWLGGVQEGGATPSPSIFRVLGVNNTLKFYCEARNARGISVSRTGTVNIKVLPAAPAGLEVAKMVQSDALLSWQPGFKGHSELSACIVQLQRLSLGRVVMPEWSVAVPPHSHVLTGLTHHTNYSARVSCLNEVGASPFSPWTHFLTPESVPSVAPGNLTFKLSERQLSLRWAELREEELQGQLLAYKLQWILGGERQEPLLFKEPRARLTGGGRLFNASVQVSACTAVGCGPWSPPVVVLPTLGAFEHADGWAVSASAPTERNHIWVGVLFAFLALTVLALLFSVFARRRGKETQFGWVFPPTGTDTPVSFTAARSFNRNAGDMQVSTLDSLGISEELNNTLKDVLIPERLLVLGHMLGKGEFGSVREAFLKKDDCQVQKVAVKVLRSDITASGDIEQCLKEAAYMKDFHHPNVIQLIGDLSAHVLVQFMLDVARGMEYLSGHNIIHRDLAARNCMLDENMVVCVADFGLSKKIYSGDYYRQGSVSKLPVKWIALESLADNVYTTQSDVWAFGVTMWEVMTRGQTPYPGVENSEIYEYLIRGERLKKPAECRQDIYDVMHSCWSPVPKCRPTFQRLVVLLEELRLSFSPGVPCKESLHYVNVKGEGQEGRGASGADGAREGDGLSVPWKRDAEDEEQDWLMVASGAALAIGGSADYRYIVDPCGGGQGPGVDNLEEDDDAVVHV, from the exons ATGGACGAGCTGGTGCTGAGACTCGCTTTGGTCGCTGTGCTAGCCTCTGGTGCTTTCG GTGACACCACGGCACCTCAATCGGGTTTTTCAAGCGGCGTCACGTTCAGTCGGCACCCGAGCAACCAGACGGTCTCTCAGGGCAATGCCGTCCGTCTGGGCTGCGCCGTGGATGGTGTGGAGGAGCCAGACGTGGTTTGGATGAAGGACGGCGCTCGGCTCCTCAGCAGCGACCAGATGTTCATTGCCCTCGGGGAGAAACACTGGGAGACCTACCACAG TGCGAAGTCGGTCCAGCAGCAGGATGCGGGTCAGTACTGGTGCGAGGTGGACTTCCGCGGTCAGACATTGTCGTCGGAACGAGCCTGGATCACAGTCGAAG GTGTCCCCCACTTTGTTCAAGAGCCTCAGGATGTGGCCACGCTCCCCGGCGAGCCCTTCAACCTGACCTGCGGTGCTGTCGGGCCGCCCGAGCCCGTGGAGGTTCTGTGGTGGCTGGGAGGCGTCCAAGAGGGAGGCGCCACTCCGTCCCCCTCCATCTTTCGGGTCCTGG GTGTCAACAACACGCTCAAGTTCTACTGCGAGGCCCGTAATGCCCGGGGAATCTCCGTTTCCAGAACCGGAACGGTCAACATCAAAG TGTTGCCGGCAGCTCCCGCCGGACTCGAGGTTGCCAAGATGGTTCAGAGCGATGccttgttgtcatggcaaccagGATTCAAAGGTCACTCTGAGTTGTCCGCCTGCATTGTCCAG CTCCAACGGTTGTCTCTCGGCCGTGTCGTCATGCCCGAGTGGTCGGTGGCCGTCCCTCCTCACAGTCACGTCCTGACCGGTCTGACCCACCACACAAACTACAGCGCACGTGTCTCCTGTCTCAACGAGGTGGGGGCGTCACCCTTCTCCCCCTGGACGCACTTCCTCACGCCCGAGTCAG TACCCTCCGTGGCCCCTGGGAACTTGACCTTCAAGTTGTCGGAACGGCAGCTGAGCCTCAGGTGGGCGGAGCTTCGGGAGGAGGAGCTTCAGGGACAGCTGCTGGCCTACAAGCTGCAATGGATCCTGGGAGGGGAGCGACAG GAGCCGCTCCTGTTCAAGGAGCCCAGGGCCAGGCTTACGGGCGGCGGTCGCCTCTTCAACGCGTCCGTCCAGGTGTCGGCCTGCACAGCTGTGGGATGCGGACCCTGGAGCCCGCCCGTTGTGGTCCTGCCCACTTTGG GTGCCTTTGAGCATGCAGACGGCTGGGCAGTGTCCGCAAGCGCCCCCACGGAGCGGAACCACATCTGGGTGGGCGTCCTGTTCGCCTTTCTGGCGCTGACAGTCTTGGCGCTGCTTTTTTCAGTCTTTGCTCGGCGACGCGGGAAGGAAACGCAATTTGG TTGGGTTTTCCCCCCCACCGGCACTGACACTCCGGTCTCCTTCACGGCCGCTCGCTCCTTCAACCGAAACGCCGGCGACATGCAAGTTTCAACAT TGGATAGTCTGGGTATTAGCGAGGAGCTCAACAACACACTGAAGGACGTTCTTATCCCAGAGAGGCTGCTTGTACTCGGCCACATGCTGGGCAAAG GTGAGTTTGGCTCGGTGCGTGAGGCCTTCCTGAAGAAAGACGACTGCCAGGTCCAGAAGGTAGCAGTCAAGGTTCTGAGAT CTGACATCACCGCGTCAGGTGACATCGAGCAGTGCCTGAAGGAGGCGGCCTACATGAAGGACTTCCACCACCCCAACGTCATCCAGCTCATTG GA GACTTGTCGGCGCACGTGCTGGTTCAGTTCATGTTGGACGTGGCGAGGGGGATGGAATACCTGAGCGGTCACAATATCATCCACAGAGATCTGGCGGCCCGCAACTGCAT GCTGGATGAGAACATGGTTGTGTGCGTCGCAGACTTTGGTCTCTCCAAGAAGATCTACTCAGGAGACTATTACCGGCAGGGATCCGTCTCCAAGCTCCCCGTCAAGTGGATCGCGTTGGAAAGCTTGGCCGACAACGTCTACACCACGCAGAGCGACGTG tGGGCCTTTGGCGTCACCATGTGGGAAGTGATGACCCGCGGCCAGACGCCGTATCCTGGCGTGGAGAACTCTGAGATCTACGAGTACCTGATACGAGGAGAGCGCCTCAAGAAACCTGCCGAGTGCAGACAAGACAT TTACGACGTGATGCACAGCTGTTGGAGTCCAGTCCCCAAATGTCGGCCAACGTTCCAACGTCTGGTGGTATTGCTGGAGGAGCTGCGGCTTAGTTTTTCACCCGGCGTCCCGTGCAAGGAGTCCTTACATTACGTCAACGTGAAGGGAGAAGGCCAAGAGGGCAGGGGGGCCAGCGGGGCAGACGGCGCACGAGAGGGTGACGGCTTGAGCGTCCCCTGGAAGCGGGACGCTGAGGACGAGGAGCAGGACTGGCTGATGGTGGCGTCCGGGGCCGCGCTGGCTATCGGAGGCAGCGCAGACTACAGGTACATTGTGGACCCCTGTGGAGGGGGGCAGGGGCCAGGCGTGGACAATCTGGAAGAGGACGACGACGCTGTTGTTCACGTGTGA
- the tyro3 gene encoding tyrosine-protein kinase receptor TYRO3 isoform X2 produces MDELVLRLALVAVLASGAFGDTTAPQSGFSSGVTFSRHPSNQTVSQGNAVRLGCAVDGVEEPDVVWMKDGARLLSSDQMFIALGEKHWETYHSAKSVQQQDAGQYWCEVDFRGQTLSSERAWITVEGVPHFVQEPQDVATLPGEPFNLTCGAVGPPEPVEVLWWLGGVQEGGATPSPSIFRVLGVNNTLKFYCEARNARGISVSRTGTVNIKVLPAAPAGLEVAKMVQSDALLSWQPGFKGHSELSACIVQLQRLSLGRVVMPEWSVAVPPHSHVLTGLTHHTNYSARVSCLNEVGASPFSPWTHFLTPESVPSVAPGNLTFKLSERQLSLRWAELREEELQGQLLAYKLQWILGGERQEPLLFKEPRARLTGGGRLFNASVQVSACTAVGCGPWSPPVVVLPTLDGWAVSASAPTERNHIWVGVLFAFLALTVLALLFSVFARRRGKETQFGWVFPPTGTDTPVSFTAARSFNRNAGDMQVSTLDSLGISEELNNTLKDVLIPERLLVLGHMLGKGEFGSVREAFLKKDDCQVQKVAVKVLRSDITASGDIEQCLKEAAYMKDFHHPNVIQLIGVSLQRRHAQRLPVPMMVLPFMKHGDLHTFLLLSRLGDQPFDLSAHVLVQFMLDVARGMEYLSGHNIIHRDLAARNCMLDENMVVCVADFGLSKKIYSGDYYRQGSVSKLPVKWIALESLADNVYTTQSDVWAFGVTMWEVMTRGQTPYPGVENSEIYEYLIRGERLKKPAECRQDIYDVMHSCWSPVPKCRPTFQRLVVLLEELRLSFSPGVPCKESLHYVNVKGEGQEGRGASGADGAREGDGLSVPWKRDAEDEEQDWLMVASGAALAIGGSADYRYIVDPCGGGQGPGVDNLEEDDDAVVHV; encoded by the exons ATGGACGAGCTGGTGCTGAGACTCGCTTTGGTCGCTGTGCTAGCCTCTGGTGCTTTCG GTGACACCACGGCACCTCAATCGGGTTTTTCAAGCGGCGTCACGTTCAGTCGGCACCCGAGCAACCAGACGGTCTCTCAGGGCAATGCCGTCCGTCTGGGCTGCGCCGTGGATGGTGTGGAGGAGCCAGACGTGGTTTGGATGAAGGACGGCGCTCGGCTCCTCAGCAGCGACCAGATGTTCATTGCCCTCGGGGAGAAACACTGGGAGACCTACCACAG TGCGAAGTCGGTCCAGCAGCAGGATGCGGGTCAGTACTGGTGCGAGGTGGACTTCCGCGGTCAGACATTGTCGTCGGAACGAGCCTGGATCACAGTCGAAG GTGTCCCCCACTTTGTTCAAGAGCCTCAGGATGTGGCCACGCTCCCCGGCGAGCCCTTCAACCTGACCTGCGGTGCTGTCGGGCCGCCCGAGCCCGTGGAGGTTCTGTGGTGGCTGGGAGGCGTCCAAGAGGGAGGCGCCACTCCGTCCCCCTCCATCTTTCGGGTCCTGG GTGTCAACAACACGCTCAAGTTCTACTGCGAGGCCCGTAATGCCCGGGGAATCTCCGTTTCCAGAACCGGAACGGTCAACATCAAAG TGTTGCCGGCAGCTCCCGCCGGACTCGAGGTTGCCAAGATGGTTCAGAGCGATGccttgttgtcatggcaaccagGATTCAAAGGTCACTCTGAGTTGTCCGCCTGCATTGTCCAG CTCCAACGGTTGTCTCTCGGCCGTGTCGTCATGCCCGAGTGGTCGGTGGCCGTCCCTCCTCACAGTCACGTCCTGACCGGTCTGACCCACCACACAAACTACAGCGCACGTGTCTCCTGTCTCAACGAGGTGGGGGCGTCACCCTTCTCCCCCTGGACGCACTTCCTCACGCCCGAGTCAG TACCCTCCGTGGCCCCTGGGAACTTGACCTTCAAGTTGTCGGAACGGCAGCTGAGCCTCAGGTGGGCGGAGCTTCGGGAGGAGGAGCTTCAGGGACAGCTGCTGGCCTACAAGCTGCAATGGATCCTGGGAGGGGAGCGACAG GAGCCGCTCCTGTTCAAGGAGCCCAGGGCCAGGCTTACGGGCGGCGGTCGCCTCTTCAACGCGTCCGTCCAGGTGTCGGCCTGCACAGCTGTGGGATGCGGACCCTGGAGCCCGCCCGTTGTGGTCCTGCCCACTTTGG ACGGCTGGGCAGTGTCCGCAAGCGCCCCCACGGAGCGGAACCACATCTGGGTGGGCGTCCTGTTCGCCTTTCTGGCGCTGACAGTCTTGGCGCTGCTTTTTTCAGTCTTTGCTCGGCGACGCGGGAAGGAAACGCAATTTGG TTGGGTTTTCCCCCCCACCGGCACTGACACTCCGGTCTCCTTCACGGCCGCTCGCTCCTTCAACCGAAACGCCGGCGACATGCAAGTTTCAACAT TGGATAGTCTGGGTATTAGCGAGGAGCTCAACAACACACTGAAGGACGTTCTTATCCCAGAGAGGCTGCTTGTACTCGGCCACATGCTGGGCAAAG GTGAGTTTGGCTCGGTGCGTGAGGCCTTCCTGAAGAAAGACGACTGCCAGGTCCAGAAGGTAGCAGTCAAGGTTCTGAGAT CTGACATCACCGCGTCAGGTGACATCGAGCAGTGCCTGAAGGAGGCGGCCTACATGAAGGACTTCCACCACCCCAACGTCATCCAGCTCATTG GAGTGAGTTTGCAGCGGCGTCATGCTCAGCGTTTGCCCGTCCCAATGATGGTCTTGCCCTTCATGAAGCACGGAGACCTGCACACATTCCTGCTCCTGTCCAGGCTCGGTGACCAGCCCTTT GACTTGTCGGCGCACGTGCTGGTTCAGTTCATGTTGGACGTGGCGAGGGGGATGGAATACCTGAGCGGTCACAATATCATCCACAGAGATCTGGCGGCCCGCAACTGCAT GCTGGATGAGAACATGGTTGTGTGCGTCGCAGACTTTGGTCTCTCCAAGAAGATCTACTCAGGAGACTATTACCGGCAGGGATCCGTCTCCAAGCTCCCCGTCAAGTGGATCGCGTTGGAAAGCTTGGCCGACAACGTCTACACCACGCAGAGCGACGTG tGGGCCTTTGGCGTCACCATGTGGGAAGTGATGACCCGCGGCCAGACGCCGTATCCTGGCGTGGAGAACTCTGAGATCTACGAGTACCTGATACGAGGAGAGCGCCTCAAGAAACCTGCCGAGTGCAGACAAGACAT TTACGACGTGATGCACAGCTGTTGGAGTCCAGTCCCCAAATGTCGGCCAACGTTCCAACGTCTGGTGGTATTGCTGGAGGAGCTGCGGCTTAGTTTTTCACCCGGCGTCCCGTGCAAGGAGTCCTTACATTACGTCAACGTGAAGGGAGAAGGCCAAGAGGGCAGGGGGGCCAGCGGGGCAGACGGCGCACGAGAGGGTGACGGCTTGAGCGTCCCCTGGAAGCGGGACGCTGAGGACGAGGAGCAGGACTGGCTGATGGTGGCGTCCGGGGCCGCGCTGGCTATCGGAGGCAGCGCAGACTACAGGTACATTGTGGACCCCTGTGGAGGGGGGCAGGGGCCAGGCGTGGACAATCTGGAAGAGGACGACGACGCTGTTGTTCACGTGTGA
- the tyro3 gene encoding tyrosine-protein kinase receptor TYRO3 isoform X1, with protein sequence MDELVLRLALVAVLASGAFGDTTAPQSGFSSGVTFSRHPSNQTVSQGNAVRLGCAVDGVEEPDVVWMKDGARLLSSDQMFIALGEKHWETYHSAKSVQQQDAGQYWCEVDFRGQTLSSERAWITVEGVPHFVQEPQDVATLPGEPFNLTCGAVGPPEPVEVLWWLGGVQEGGATPSPSIFRVLGVNNTLKFYCEARNARGISVSRTGTVNIKVLPAAPAGLEVAKMVQSDALLSWQPGFKGHSELSACIVQLQRLSLGRVVMPEWSVAVPPHSHVLTGLTHHTNYSARVSCLNEVGASPFSPWTHFLTPESVPSVAPGNLTFKLSERQLSLRWAELREEELQGQLLAYKLQWILGGERQEPLLFKEPRARLTGGGRLFNASVQVSACTAVGCGPWSPPVVVLPTLGAFEHADGWAVSASAPTERNHIWVGVLFAFLALTVLALLFSVFARRRGKETQFGWVFPPTGTDTPVSFTAARSFNRNAGDMQVSTLDSLGISEELNNTLKDVLIPERLLVLGHMLGKGEFGSVREAFLKKDDCQVQKVAVKVLRSDITASGDIEQCLKEAAYMKDFHHPNVIQLIGVSLQRRHAQRLPVPMMVLPFMKHGDLHTFLLLSRLGDQPFDLSAHVLVQFMLDVARGMEYLSGHNIIHRDLAARNCMLDENMVVCVADFGLSKKIYSGDYYRQGSVSKLPVKWIALESLADNVYTTQSDVWAFGVTMWEVMTRGQTPYPGVENSEIYEYLIRGERLKKPAECRQDIYDVMHSCWSPVPKCRPTFQRLVVLLEELRLSFSPGVPCKESLHYVNVKGEGQEGRGASGADGAREGDGLSVPWKRDAEDEEQDWLMVASGAALAIGGSADYRYIVDPCGGGQGPGVDNLEEDDDAVVHV encoded by the exons ATGGACGAGCTGGTGCTGAGACTCGCTTTGGTCGCTGTGCTAGCCTCTGGTGCTTTCG GTGACACCACGGCACCTCAATCGGGTTTTTCAAGCGGCGTCACGTTCAGTCGGCACCCGAGCAACCAGACGGTCTCTCAGGGCAATGCCGTCCGTCTGGGCTGCGCCGTGGATGGTGTGGAGGAGCCAGACGTGGTTTGGATGAAGGACGGCGCTCGGCTCCTCAGCAGCGACCAGATGTTCATTGCCCTCGGGGAGAAACACTGGGAGACCTACCACAG TGCGAAGTCGGTCCAGCAGCAGGATGCGGGTCAGTACTGGTGCGAGGTGGACTTCCGCGGTCAGACATTGTCGTCGGAACGAGCCTGGATCACAGTCGAAG GTGTCCCCCACTTTGTTCAAGAGCCTCAGGATGTGGCCACGCTCCCCGGCGAGCCCTTCAACCTGACCTGCGGTGCTGTCGGGCCGCCCGAGCCCGTGGAGGTTCTGTGGTGGCTGGGAGGCGTCCAAGAGGGAGGCGCCACTCCGTCCCCCTCCATCTTTCGGGTCCTGG GTGTCAACAACACGCTCAAGTTCTACTGCGAGGCCCGTAATGCCCGGGGAATCTCCGTTTCCAGAACCGGAACGGTCAACATCAAAG TGTTGCCGGCAGCTCCCGCCGGACTCGAGGTTGCCAAGATGGTTCAGAGCGATGccttgttgtcatggcaaccagGATTCAAAGGTCACTCTGAGTTGTCCGCCTGCATTGTCCAG CTCCAACGGTTGTCTCTCGGCCGTGTCGTCATGCCCGAGTGGTCGGTGGCCGTCCCTCCTCACAGTCACGTCCTGACCGGTCTGACCCACCACACAAACTACAGCGCACGTGTCTCCTGTCTCAACGAGGTGGGGGCGTCACCCTTCTCCCCCTGGACGCACTTCCTCACGCCCGAGTCAG TACCCTCCGTGGCCCCTGGGAACTTGACCTTCAAGTTGTCGGAACGGCAGCTGAGCCTCAGGTGGGCGGAGCTTCGGGAGGAGGAGCTTCAGGGACAGCTGCTGGCCTACAAGCTGCAATGGATCCTGGGAGGGGAGCGACAG GAGCCGCTCCTGTTCAAGGAGCCCAGGGCCAGGCTTACGGGCGGCGGTCGCCTCTTCAACGCGTCCGTCCAGGTGTCGGCCTGCACAGCTGTGGGATGCGGACCCTGGAGCCCGCCCGTTGTGGTCCTGCCCACTTTGG GTGCCTTTGAGCATGCAGACGGCTGGGCAGTGTCCGCAAGCGCCCCCACGGAGCGGAACCACATCTGGGTGGGCGTCCTGTTCGCCTTTCTGGCGCTGACAGTCTTGGCGCTGCTTTTTTCAGTCTTTGCTCGGCGACGCGGGAAGGAAACGCAATTTGG TTGGGTTTTCCCCCCCACCGGCACTGACACTCCGGTCTCCTTCACGGCCGCTCGCTCCTTCAACCGAAACGCCGGCGACATGCAAGTTTCAACAT TGGATAGTCTGGGTATTAGCGAGGAGCTCAACAACACACTGAAGGACGTTCTTATCCCAGAGAGGCTGCTTGTACTCGGCCACATGCTGGGCAAAG GTGAGTTTGGCTCGGTGCGTGAGGCCTTCCTGAAGAAAGACGACTGCCAGGTCCAGAAGGTAGCAGTCAAGGTTCTGAGAT CTGACATCACCGCGTCAGGTGACATCGAGCAGTGCCTGAAGGAGGCGGCCTACATGAAGGACTTCCACCACCCCAACGTCATCCAGCTCATTG GAGTGAGTTTGCAGCGGCGTCATGCTCAGCGTTTGCCCGTCCCAATGATGGTCTTGCCCTTCATGAAGCACGGAGACCTGCACACATTCCTGCTCCTGTCCAGGCTCGGTGACCAGCCCTTT GACTTGTCGGCGCACGTGCTGGTTCAGTTCATGTTGGACGTGGCGAGGGGGATGGAATACCTGAGCGGTCACAATATCATCCACAGAGATCTGGCGGCCCGCAACTGCAT GCTGGATGAGAACATGGTTGTGTGCGTCGCAGACTTTGGTCTCTCCAAGAAGATCTACTCAGGAGACTATTACCGGCAGGGATCCGTCTCCAAGCTCCCCGTCAAGTGGATCGCGTTGGAAAGCTTGGCCGACAACGTCTACACCACGCAGAGCGACGTG tGGGCCTTTGGCGTCACCATGTGGGAAGTGATGACCCGCGGCCAGACGCCGTATCCTGGCGTGGAGAACTCTGAGATCTACGAGTACCTGATACGAGGAGAGCGCCTCAAGAAACCTGCCGAGTGCAGACAAGACAT TTACGACGTGATGCACAGCTGTTGGAGTCCAGTCCCCAAATGTCGGCCAACGTTCCAACGTCTGGTGGTATTGCTGGAGGAGCTGCGGCTTAGTTTTTCACCCGGCGTCCCGTGCAAGGAGTCCTTACATTACGTCAACGTGAAGGGAGAAGGCCAAGAGGGCAGGGGGGCCAGCGGGGCAGACGGCGCACGAGAGGGTGACGGCTTGAGCGTCCCCTGGAAGCGGGACGCTGAGGACGAGGAGCAGGACTGGCTGATGGTGGCGTCCGGGGCCGCGCTGGCTATCGGAGGCAGCGCAGACTACAGGTACATTGTGGACCCCTGTGGAGGGGGGCAGGGGCCAGGCGTGGACAATCTGGAAGAGGACGACGACGCTGTTGTTCACGTGTGA